TGAAGCGGCAAAAATGGTTAAGGTATCAGATCCTACTTTCAGAAAATTATTAGAATCAAGCGAAGAAATACCAGGCGTCGTTATAGAAGATTCAGAAAATGGACGAAAAACTAAAAAATATACTTTGGCTGCTATCAATGCTCTTAGAGACAAAGCCGGAACTAGATATATAAGACCCAAAGGCACGAAGTGTTTAACTATAGCTGTTTCTAACTTAAAAGGCGGTGTTGGCAAAACTGAAACTACTGTTGATTTAGGGAAAAAAATAGCAATAGAAGGCTTAAAAGTATTACTCTTGGATTTCGATGCACAAGGAACAGCAACTTTAATTAGCTCAGGATTAATTCCCGATTTAGAATTACGTTATGAAGATACAATAACCAATGTGTTAATTTCAAATCCTAATAACGTTAAAAACGTAATACTAAAAACACATTTTGATGGACTTGATATTATTCCCGCCAATTTAGCCATACAGGACTGTGATCTTATATTACCTAATGAAAAAGAAAATAATCATGAACGCTTAGGTTCTCCGTTCATACGGTTATCAGAAGCATTAAAAATTATTAAAAATGATTATGATGTGATTTTAGTTGATTGTGGTCCCAACCTTGGTTTACTCACACTTAATGCAATTATTGCATGTGATGGAATCATTATCCCTATTCCTCCAAGTATGAATGATTATTCGAGCTTTATTATGTATACAGCTACATTACGTAATATGTTCAAAGAGTTACCTCAAAAAAAATTGGAATATCTTCGAATACTTATTTCTAAACACAGTGGAAGTAATGAAGCATTACAAATGGAGAATATGATGCGCGAGCAATTTGGCCGATATATTCTTACAAACCATATGTGCGAAACAGTTGAAGTAGCAAAAGCAGCTAATGAGATTGGTACTATCTATGATGTTGCAAAACCACGTGGTAGCCGAGAAGCTTACCGCCGTGCTTTGCAACACTTGGATGATGTAAATCTTGAAATCATTAATAATTTTAAAGACATTTGGGATAAACAATCTCATGCATCCTTTGTAAGTGGAGAATAAAATGGATAACAGTAAACGTAATGTTCATAATTCTGGTCCTTTAGGTATGCTAATGAAGAGCGGTCAAGTAAAAAAAATAGAGGCTGACGAAGAAGGTCTTGCTTTAAAACAAGCAACTCCGAAAACCCCTTCTTATTTCAAAACGCAATCCGGTATTGAATTTGCTGAACAAGAGTTAATTTATGTTAATCCAGATGAATGTGAGCCTTGGAAATATGCCAATCGTCATGAAAGTGAGCTTGGTGATATTGATGGATTAATTGAATCAATTAAATCAAATAAACAATTACAACCCGCTTTAGTGAGAAATCATCCTGAACCTCATGGAAAAATAAAATATGAAGTGATCTTCGGTCGTAGACGTCATATTGCTTGTACCCGCCTGGGGATTCCTTTTCTTGTAATTAAAAAAAACATACCTAATGTTCAAGATGCGATTGCATCTCAAGATGCTGAGAATAAATTACGAAATAATGTTAGTAACTATTCTAATGCGATACTTTATAAGCGATTATTATTAGATAATGTATTTAAAACGGAAAAGGATTTGGCAGAAAGATTAAGAATATCTTATTCATCGTTTAACGATCTAATGGCTTATTCAAAAATTCCCGAAGATATAGTAAATACTATCCCTGATATACATGGTCTCTCAAAACAACTAGCTGTTAAGATTGTTCAATTACTTAATAAATCTAAAGACAATTATAACAA
The Legionella lytica genome window above contains:
- a CDS encoding ParA family protein, whose amino-acid sequence is MLAPQIITYGTDNPEQLMDKFYQAGNEMLLTLRNFVVSPEKRKKPRTWGAIEAAKMVKVSDPTFRKLLESSEEIPGVVIEDSENGRKTKKYTLAAINALRDKAGTRYIRPKGTKCLTIAVSNLKGGVGKTETTVDLGKKIAIEGLKVLLLDFDAQGTATLISSGLIPDLELRYEDTITNVLISNPNNVKNVILKTHFDGLDIIPANLAIQDCDLILPNEKENNHERLGSPFIRLSEALKIIKNDYDVILVDCGPNLGLLTLNAIIACDGIIIPIPPSMNDYSSFIMYTATLRNMFKELPQKKLEYLRILISKHSGSNEALQMENMMREQFGRYILTNHMCETVEVAKAANEIGTIYDVAKPRGSREAYRRALQHLDDVNLEIINNFKDIWDKQSHASFVSGE
- a CDS encoding ParB/RepB/Spo0J family partition protein; the encoded protein is MDNSKRNVHNSGPLGMLMKSGQVKKIEADEEGLALKQATPKTPSYFKTQSGIEFAEQELIYVNPDECEPWKYANRHESELGDIDGLIESIKSNKQLQPALVRNHPEPHGKIKYEVIFGRRRHIACTRLGIPFLVIKKNIPNVQDAIASQDAENKLRNNVSNYSNAILYKRLLLDNVFKTEKDLAERLRISYSSFNDLMAYSKIPEDIVNTIPDIHGLSKQLAVKIVQLLNKSKDNYNKMLSIANQLGKTITSQAKLEKIFEQNILTQTSSSSKSYTSLRGKKLFIFKADRRGLPSIVLNKEIASIVNVEDMCEHVSHYLEKILEQSGYPD